A stretch of Aerococcaceae bacterium zg-252 DNA encodes these proteins:
- a CDS encoding glycosyltransferase, whose product MYHGHYDIIKAIKLFESEGLVVIYIVNSRLADYPSGIEISEQLRHKMFTEAGHEVIFLFTEMTQIKSIQDYFEDLGFSGKYIELFHFFTNRIPKRMTNRELAFVDNHYELSFYEDTLFYKEIYEGTLDYLNVVQRIFYDENGEERLIQYVDRYNFSYDFNGIHYKNHHDLVVNFYNAIGMNDGDVVFFDRIESLVLPFLSTIAYRKNIKTYINVMSEHMVDGEWNPGYKLLPFLANKITGIVVQTELQKELLYESLKNENVIANNLFVAQMNCSPDIHSMSTNSNRSGFMTASRLATEKNLPMMIEKVAQAHAKDDTITLDIYGGGEDVRGLLERMIEDKPYIQLKGYLPSKDIPYYKYEAFVTTSFGEGFGNTLLESLSQGTPVIGWNRRYGVPAIVEDDVSGRLFDEPDELVELFLEKNWSQYREGAIKGAKKYDFSVVQKRWLELL is encoded by the coding sequence ATGTATCATGGACATTATGATATAATTAAAGCGATTAAACTATTTGAAAGCGAGGGATTAGTAGTGATATATATTGTTAATAGTCGATTAGCAGACTATCCGTCAGGAATTGAAATTTCAGAACAATTACGCCATAAAATGTTTACGGAAGCTGGACATGAAGTGATATTTTTATTTACAGAAATGACTCAAATTAAATCAATTCAAGATTATTTTGAAGACTTAGGATTTAGTGGAAAATACATTGAATTGTTCCATTTTTTTACGAATCGTATACCGAAACGTATGACAAATAGGGAGCTGGCATTTGTTGATAATCATTATGAACTTTCTTTTTATGAAGATACGCTTTTTTATAAGGAAATATATGAAGGGACATTGGATTATCTTAATGTAGTACAGCGTATTTTTTATGATGAAAATGGTGAAGAAAGATTAATTCAATATGTTGATAGATATAATTTTAGCTACGATTTTAATGGTATCCATTATAAAAATCATCATGATTTAGTAGTGAATTTCTATAATGCTATTGGAATGAATGACGGCGATGTGGTATTTTTTGACCGCATAGAAAGCTTAGTCTTACCATTTTTATCAACTATTGCTTATCGAAAAAATATTAAAACGTATATTAATGTCATGAGTGAACATATGGTAGACGGTGAATGGAACCCTGGATATAAATTATTACCATTTTTAGCGAATAAAATCACGGGAATTGTTGTACAAACTGAATTACAAAAAGAATTACTGTACGAATCATTAAAGAATGAAAATGTCATTGCAAATAATCTCTTTGTGGCTCAAATGAACTGTTCTCCGGATATACATTCGATGAGTACTAATTCTAATAGGTCAGGGTTTATGACGGCTAGTCGTTTGGCAACTGAAAAGAATTTGCCGATGATGATTGAAAAAGTAGCTCAGGCTCATGCCAAAGATGACACGATTACTTTAGATATTTATGGTGGCGGTGAGGATGTACGTGGATTGTTAGAGAGAATGATTGAAGATAAACCTTATATTCAATTAAAAGGATATTTACCTTCTAAGGATATTCCGTACTATAAATATGAAGCATTTGTAACAACATCCTTTGGGGAGGGTTTTGGTAATACATTATTGGAATCTTTATCTCAAGGAACACCAGTAATTGGTTGGAATCGTCGTTATGGTGTGCCCGCAATTGTGGAAGATGATGTATCAGGTAGGCTATTTGATGAACCAGATGAGTTGGTTGAGTTATTTTTAGAGAAAAATTGGTCACAATACCGAGAGGGAGCCATTAAAGGTGCTAAAAAATATGATTTTTCAGTTGTTCAAAAACGCTGGTTAGAATTATTGTAA